The following are from one region of the Cyclopterus lumpus isolate fCycLum1 chromosome 21, fCycLum1.pri, whole genome shotgun sequence genome:
- the LOC117751056 gene encoding trace amine-associated receptor 4-like, with the protein MLIFSHCRQLHTPTNLLLLSLAVSDFLVGIFVQPVEILVKQTCWMLGDLMCSLYYVLPLIILSASVGNMVLISIDRYVAICDPLHYSIKVTNKAVIICVLLCWICSFFFALILLFDNLKPPGKYKSCYGECVVKIVVIVEVAVSFIIPITVIIVLNMKVFVVSVSQARGMRSHIASVSLKLSKTLTDKKSERKAARTLGVLILVFLICYSPFYCSALTHYSGLTTSSNEATLISVMYFNSCVNPIIYALFYPWFKKTIRFIFSSQMLQPGSRDASIR; encoded by the coding sequence ATGTTGATATTCTCTCACTGCAGACAGCTCCACACAcccaccaacctcctcctcctctctctggctgtctcagATTTTCTTGTCGGCATCTTCGTGCAGCCAGTTGAAATCCTGGTGAAACAGACCTGCTGGATGCTGGGTGACCTCATGTGTTCACTGTATTATGTTCTACCTTTAATCATACTCTCTGCCTCCGTGGGAAATATGGTGCTCATATCCATCGACCGTTACGTGGCCATTTGTGATCCCCTGCATTACTCCATCAAAGTCACTAATAAAGCTGTAATAATATGTGTTTTACTCTGTtggatttgttcttttttctttgcccTTATTCTTCTATTTGATAACCTGAAACCCCCGGGCAAATATAAATCCTGCTATGGTGAATGCGTGGTCAAGATTGTAGTAATTGTTGAAGTTGCTGTCAGCTTCATTATTCCCATTACTGTCATCATTGTTCTAAATATGAAAGTATTTGTGGTGTCTGTGTCTCAGGCTCGAGGAATGAGGTCCCACATTGCAAGTGTCTCACTCAAGCTTTCCAAGACTCTGACGGATAAGAAATCGGAGAGAAAAGCAGCCAGGACTCTTGGTGTTCTTATACTTGTGTTTCTGATATGTTACTCTCCATTTTACTGCAGCGCTCTCACACACTACAGTGGCTTGACCACTTCTTCAAATGAGGCCACCCTGATTTCTGTGATGTATTTTAACTCGTGTGTAAACCCCATCATTTATGCCCTTTTCTACCcctggtttaaaaaaactattagatttattttctcatctcAGATGCTGCAGCCTGGCTCCCGAGATGCCAGCATACGGTAG